A single window of Brevundimonas naejangsanensis DNA harbors:
- a CDS encoding PA0069 family radical SAM protein, translated as MSKAINGRGARSNASGRYEADRREAYDDGWTDQDEAAAPLRTTLSSERARTIIAKNTSPDIGFDRSINPYKGCEHGCIYCYARPSHAWMGLSPGLDFESRIFFKPDAARLLEQELSKPRYVCRRIHIGGNTDPYQPVERETASTRSILEVMQRFNHPFSIITKSVLIARDADILGDMGRKGLASAFVSITTLDRKLARAMEPRASTPAKRLEAISRLADAGCPVGVGFAPVIPGLNDHELEAVLEAAQKAGATSAMYVTLRLPLEIKDLFREWLADARPDRAARVMSLIRQTRGGKDYDPDWSQRMKGTGPVAELIAARFKAAVKRYGLDGPRHALDMTQFRVPADARPQLDLFDLAS; from the coding sequence ATGAGTAAGGCGATTAACGGACGCGGCGCACGCTCCAACGCCTCGGGTCGGTACGAAGCCGACCGACGCGAGGCCTATGACGACGGCTGGACGGATCAGGACGAGGCGGCGGCCCCGCTTCGCACCACCCTGTCCTCGGAACGCGCTCGCACCATCATCGCCAAGAACACGAGTCCCGATATCGGCTTCGATCGCTCCATCAACCCCTACAAGGGCTGCGAACATGGCTGCATCTACTGCTACGCCCGTCCGTCCCATGCCTGGATGGGCCTATCCCCGGGTCTGGATTTCGAGAGCCGGATCTTCTTCAAGCCCGACGCCGCGCGTCTGCTGGAACAAGAGCTCTCAAAGCCCCGGTACGTCTGTCGGCGTATCCACATAGGGGGCAATACCGACCCCTATCAGCCGGTCGAGCGCGAGACAGCTTCCACGCGCTCGATCCTTGAGGTGATGCAGCGGTTCAACCACCCCTTCAGCATCATCACCAAGTCGGTGCTGATCGCGCGCGACGCCGACATTCTGGGCGACATGGGACGAAAGGGCCTGGCCTCCGCCTTCGTCTCCATCACCACCCTGGACCGCAAGCTGGCGCGGGCGATGGAGCCGCGCGCCTCAACCCCCGCCAAGCGGCTGGAGGCGATCAGCCGCCTCGCTGACGCCGGCTGCCCGGTCGGCGTCGGCTTCGCCCCCGTCATCCCTGGCCTGAACGACCATGAGCTGGAAGCGGTGCTGGAGGCGGCTCAGAAGGCCGGAGCGACCTCGGCCATGTATGTGACCTTGCGCCTGCCGCTAGAGATCAAGGACCTGTTCCGCGAATGGCTGGCCGACGCCCGCCCCGACCGGGCGGCGCGCGTCATGTCCCTGATCCGCCAGACGCGCGGCGGCAAAGACTATGATCCCGACTGGTCGCAACGGATGAAGGGAACCGGCCCCGTCGCCGAACTGATCGCTGCGCGCTTCAAGGCGGCGGTCAAACGCTATGGGCTGGATGGACCCCGTCATGCGCTCGACATGACCCAGTTCCGCGTCCCGGCAGACGCCCGACCGCAACTGGACCTGTTCGATCTGGCGTCCTGA
- a CDS encoding TlyA family RNA methyltransferase: protein MRIDQLLVARGVFDSRARARAAIEAGLVKADGRMIAKPSEKVAEDAFIEAEAAHRWVGRGALKLERALDLWPVAVDGRVVLDVGASTGGFTEVCLDRGAARIFAVDVGTGQLHPSVADDPRVINLEKTDARDLTPELITEAPSLIVCDASFISLLKVLPAALELAAPEADLITLVKPQFEAEGPRAVGKKGVVKDPEAHAAAVARVRDWLEECGWTVREVADSPITGGDGNVEFLLWAQKA, encoded by the coding sequence ATGAGGATCGACCAACTGCTCGTCGCGCGGGGCGTCTTCGACAGCCGCGCCCGCGCCCGCGCCGCCATCGAGGCCGGGTTGGTGAAAGCCGACGGCCGCATGATCGCAAAGCCGTCGGAAAAGGTCGCGGAGGACGCGTTCATCGAGGCCGAGGCCGCCCATCGCTGGGTCGGGCGCGGTGCGCTGAAGCTGGAGCGGGCGCTGGACCTGTGGCCGGTGGCGGTCGATGGGCGTGTTGTTCTGGATGTCGGCGCCTCGACTGGCGGCTTCACCGAGGTTTGTCTGGATCGCGGCGCGGCCCGGATCTTCGCCGTGGACGTCGGCACGGGGCAACTGCATCCCTCGGTCGCCGACGATCCCCGCGTGATCAATCTGGAAAAGACCGACGCCCGCGACCTGACGCCTGAGCTCATCACCGAGGCGCCGTCCCTGATCGTCTGCGACGCCAGCTTCATCAGTCTGTTAAAGGTGCTGCCTGCTGCCCTCGAACTAGCGGCGCCGGAGGCGGACCTGATCACCTTGGTGAAGCCTCAATTCGAGGCGGAGGGCCCCAGGGCGGTCGGCAAGAAGGGCGTGGTCAAGGACCCCGAGGCCCACGCCGCAGCCGTGGCCCGGGTGCGCGACTGGCTGGAGGAATGCGGCTGGACCGTGCGCGAGGTCGCCGACAGTCCCATCACCGGCGGCGACGGCAACGTCGAGTTTCTGCTCTGGGCCCAGAAAGCCTGA
- a CDS encoding glycine zipper 2TM domain-containing protein gives MIALISKKASAAAIAALACASAVALPGVASAQSYGYDYPPAYGYGNSGYSQGTYYDPCVRDQRQRATTGGVLGAAIGAIAGSQMAARGRRTEGSALGGVLGAAIGAGVGNSSAACDSRYRRDADYGYQGTYVPPAYGYDNRGYDSRSHDNRAYDRRYDDRRDSYDYYRDYPDTYASAPRDADQCRLAESNIRLPDGRMETRYVRTCMDQSGRYRVVD, from the coding sequence ATGATCGCTCTCATCTCGAAAAAAGCCTCGGCCGCCGCCATCGCCGCCCTGGCCTGCGCCTCGGCCGTCGCCCTGCCTGGCGTCGCCTCGGCCCAGAGCTATGGCTACGACTATCCGCCTGCCTATGGTTACGGCAACAGCGGCTACAGCCAGGGAACCTATTACGACCCCTGCGTCCGCGATCAACGTCAGCGCGCCACGACCGGCGGCGTTCTGGGCGCCGCCATAGGCGCCATCGCCGGTTCGCAAATGGCCGCGCGCGGCCGCCGTACCGAGGGCAGCGCCCTGGGCGGCGTTCTGGGCGCCGCGATCGGCGCGGGCGTGGGCAACAGCTCGGCCGCCTGCGACAGCCGCTACCGCCGCGACGCCGACTACGGCTATCAGGGGACGTATGTCCCGCCGGCCTATGGTTATGACAACCGGGGCTACGACAGCCGCAGCCATGACAATCGCGCCTATGACCGTCGTTATGACGACCGCCGCGACAGCTACGACTATTACCGGGACTACCCCGACACCTACGCCTCTGCGCCCCGCGACGCCGATCAGTGCCGCCTGGCCGAGAGCAACATCCGTCTTCCCGACGGTCGCATGGAGACGCGCTACGTGCGCACCTGCATGGACCAATCGGGCCGTTATCGCGTCGTCGATTAA
- a CDS encoding class I SAM-dependent RNA methyltransferase, with protein MQTLTIARMGHQGDGIADTADGPVFVPGALPGEVVAAEVKDGRAERFDLIEASPDRRPIHSQTYAECGVAPLQHWAEEPYLAWKREVVIQTLAREGLETEVEAAVATPLGSRRRLALHARKLPDGRVILGFKARKSWRVVELTDCPLSDPQLTAALPALAKIAAPLLGHPKSAPTLHVTLTDSGLDVDVTGVEKRSGGLNGDQLALAIAAAAEADLARLSLDGETLVMARQPRVRFGRASVPLPPGAFLQASPAAEAAMVARAVAAVKGAKKVADLFCGAGTFTFPLAEVASVMAADSAAASIAALKAGVSTAQGLKGIEAQARDLFRRPLSPYDLKGCEAIVLDPPRAGALEQTQQLPGTKASVIVGVSCNPQTFARDARVLVDAGFRLEKVTPIDQFIWSTHIELVGVFRR; from the coding sequence ATGCAGACGCTGACCATCGCCCGCATGGGCCATCAGGGCGACGGGATCGCCGACACCGCCGACGGCCCGGTCTTCGTGCCCGGCGCCTTGCCGGGCGAGGTCGTCGCCGCCGAGGTCAAGGACGGCCGGGCCGAGCGCTTCGACCTGATCGAGGCCAGCCCTGATCGGCGCCCGATCCACTCGCAGACCTATGCCGAATGCGGCGTCGCCCCGCTGCAGCACTGGGCCGAGGAACCCTATCTGGCGTGGAAGCGAGAGGTGGTGATCCAGACGCTGGCGCGCGAAGGCTTGGAGACTGAGGTCGAGGCGGCCGTGGCCACGCCGCTGGGCAGCCGCCGTCGTCTGGCGCTGCACGCGCGCAAGCTGCCGGACGGGCGGGTCATTCTGGGGTTCAAGGCGCGCAAGTCGTGGCGGGTGGTCGAACTGACCGACTGTCCATTGTCGGATCCGCAACTGACGGCGGCTCTGCCTGCGCTGGCCAAGATCGCCGCGCCTTTGCTGGGGCATCCCAAATCGGCGCCGACGCTGCACGTCACCCTGACCGACAGCGGTCTGGACGTCGATGTGACCGGCGTCGAAAAGCGGTCAGGCGGCCTCAATGGAGATCAACTGGCGCTGGCCATCGCGGCGGCGGCGGAGGCCGATCTGGCGCGGCTCAGTCTGGATGGCGAGACGCTGGTCATGGCGCGCCAGCCGCGCGTACGGTTCGGGCGTGCGTCAGTGCCTTTGCCGCCGGGCGCTTTTCTTCAGGCGTCGCCTGCCGCCGAAGCAGCCATGGTCGCGCGCGCGGTCGCGGCGGTGAAGGGGGCCAAGAAGGTCGCCGATCTGTTCTGTGGGGCCGGAACCTTCACCTTCCCGCTGGCGGAGGTGGCCAGCGTCATGGCCGCCGATTCCGCCGCCGCCTCCATCGCGGCCCTGAAGGCGGGCGTGAGCACGGCCCAAGGCTTGAAGGGTATTGAGGCCCAGGCGCGCGATCTGTTTCGCCGTCCCTTGTCGCCCTATGATCTCAAGGGCTGCGAAGCCATCGTTCTGGACCCGCCGCGCGCGGGCGCGTTGGAGCAGACGCAGCAACTGCCCGGCACGAAGGCGTCGGTCATCGTTGGCGTGTCGTGCAATCCTCAGACCTTCGCTCGGGACGCGCGGGTGCTGGTCGACGCCGGTTTCCGGCTGGAGAAGGTCACGCCGATCGATCAGTTCATCTGGTCGACCCATATCGAACTGGTCGGCGTGTTCCGGCGCTGA
- a CDS encoding class I SAM-dependent DNA methyltransferase: protein MDVEAFIARWSEATISERANGQSFIIELCAILGVAAPGQQAVGDRDYCFERTVKFPLGEGRISNKSIDCFKHGSFVMELKLSPQQATGEDMDLRQLAALLNGPGRKAPKGGVEALNRLMGKAHAQAENYAAALPECPPFLMMVDVGAAIHLWADFERAGRGYAPFPDVKSSRIDLTDLRDPSIRERLRRVWDDPHSLDPQRPVNAATHEISGLLGQLVRSMRDRALQDPSQAFQPITDRRIFMFVMQCILAMYADSVGLIRHKGFLTLLESYRGNAARFHLSAATVFRNLARGGHCAALRQDVPAFGSGLFREEVALPLSEADLEVLIRAAACDWSAVEPAVFGSFLERALEPGDRTELGAHYTPRAYVQRLVDATIIEPLRADWEAVRACAVSDYARGEAVAARAAVRRFQRRLCAIRVLDPACGTGNFLYVAMTMMKDLEREVLSVLQRLGGETTDGAVRRKISPAQFWGIEKSDHAASIAEVVMWIGYLQWRIRNGEAPSQLAAAGLLAPRQGRDRIIRADALLVSAGEDLRRDARGRPISLWRFNQETEVVQYRQPQPTQWPVAHFIIGNPPFIAAKNLRRELGDGYVDALWRVRQGRFRSADLVMAWWDRAAEILTAPNSQLRRFGFITTNSITQDFSRRVLEHHLNGEPPMRLTFAIPDHPWSKREERGAEVRIAMTVAERGGPNGQGRRLTIREERPDAGGEIVPQFDEQRGDIGADLTIGGGVSFAQPLRANALLCSPGVKLHGAGFIVSEAEADELARDGVDAPPIRAYRNGRDLAASPRGVKVIDLYGLEEVEVRRSWPQLFRRLADTVKVERDRNSRAAYRDKWWVFGEPRGAFRDALRGLPRYIATVEKSKHRWFRFLDADVLPDNTVVAVASDDPRILGVLSSRAHGVWALAMGGRLEDRPVYNKKVCFDAFPFPPLDGAVGHEIGVIADEIDALRNELMVQDRSLTMTELYNRRDSPRFGVLDHLHRRLDAEVQRAYGWPSAMTDEDTLTALLELNKVRADQEGKGHVLFLRPDYQQDRVKPARRGRAAQAQAPRSRVADVKPLPEAPEELAAEVLDVLRLEDGPLSLGELSSRFAGPNGRRKMDRLEQMLAILAAVGSVQRAGEGWFSARGF, encoded by the coding sequence ATGGACGTCGAGGCTTTTATTGCGCGCTGGAGCGAAGCGACGATCAGCGAAAGGGCGAACGGCCAGAGCTTCATCATCGAACTCTGTGCCATCCTGGGCGTCGCGGCGCCGGGGCAGCAGGCGGTTGGGGACCGTGACTACTGTTTCGAGCGCACGGTAAAATTCCCTCTCGGCGAGGGGCGCATCAGCAACAAATCCATCGACTGCTTCAAGCACGGTTCTTTCGTGATGGAGCTCAAGCTGTCGCCCCAACAGGCTACGGGCGAGGATATGGACCTGCGTCAGTTGGCGGCCTTGTTGAATGGCCCGGGACGAAAGGCGCCGAAAGGCGGCGTGGAGGCCTTGAATCGCTTGATGGGCAAGGCGCACGCTCAAGCCGAAAACTATGCGGCGGCCCTGCCGGAATGTCCGCCGTTTTTGATGATGGTCGATGTCGGCGCGGCCATTCACCTGTGGGCTGACTTCGAGCGGGCGGGGAGGGGCTATGCGCCGTTTCCAGATGTGAAGAGCAGCCGCATCGATCTGACGGATTTGCGTGATCCGTCGATCAGGGAACGTCTGCGACGGGTATGGGACGACCCGCACAGCCTTGATCCGCAACGCCCGGTGAACGCGGCGACGCACGAGATTTCGGGCCTGCTTGGGCAATTAGTTCGTTCAATGCGGGATCGGGCGTTGCAGGATCCATCGCAGGCGTTTCAGCCGATCACGGATCGCCGCATCTTCATGTTCGTGATGCAGTGCATTCTGGCGATGTACGCCGACAGCGTCGGTCTGATCCGCCACAAGGGTTTTCTGACGTTGCTGGAAAGCTATCGCGGAAATGCGGCTCGCTTTCACCTGAGCGCGGCGACCGTATTCCGCAATCTGGCGCGCGGAGGCCACTGCGCCGCTTTGCGTCAGGATGTGCCGGCATTCGGCAGCGGCCTGTTCCGCGAGGAGGTGGCGCTGCCGCTCAGCGAGGCTGATCTGGAGGTATTGATACGCGCCGCTGCCTGCGACTGGTCGGCCGTAGAGCCTGCTGTTTTCGGAAGCTTTCTGGAGCGCGCGCTGGAACCCGGTGACCGCACCGAACTCGGCGCGCATTACACGCCAAGAGCCTATGTGCAGCGGCTGGTGGATGCCACGATCATAGAACCTCTGCGGGCGGACTGGGAGGCGGTGCGAGCCTGTGCAGTCAGCGATTACGCGCGGGGCGAAGCCGTGGCTGCTCGAGCGGCGGTCCGGCGGTTCCAGCGGCGCCTCTGCGCGATCCGGGTGCTGGACCCCGCCTGCGGAACAGGCAACTTCCTCTATGTCGCCATGACCATGATGAAGGACCTGGAGCGGGAGGTCCTCAGCGTCTTGCAGCGGCTCGGGGGCGAGACGACCGACGGGGCTGTGCGCCGCAAGATCAGCCCGGCCCAGTTCTGGGGCATTGAGAAATCCGATCACGCGGCCTCGATCGCCGAGGTCGTTATGTGGATCGGATACCTGCAATGGCGCATCCGCAACGGCGAGGCGCCGTCCCAACTGGCCGCTGCCGGCCTACTGGCGCCAAGACAGGGGCGCGACCGTATTATCCGGGCCGACGCTCTGCTGGTATCGGCGGGCGAAGACCTGCGTCGCGATGCGCGCGGTCGCCCGATCAGTCTGTGGCGGTTCAACCAGGAAACAGAGGTCGTGCAATATCGTCAGCCCCAGCCGACCCAATGGCCTGTGGCGCACTTCATCATCGGCAATCCGCCCTTTATTGCGGCCAAGAATCTGCGGCGGGAGCTGGGCGACGGGTATGTCGACGCCCTGTGGCGGGTGCGGCAGGGGCGGTTCCGCTCGGCCGACCTGGTCATGGCGTGGTGGGATCGGGCGGCTGAGATTCTGACGGCGCCGAATAGCCAGTTGCGTCGGTTCGGCTTCATCACCACCAACTCCATCACCCAGGATTTCTCGCGCCGCGTGCTGGAGCATCATCTGAACGGTGAGCCGCCGATGCGGCTGACCTTCGCCATTCCTGACCATCCCTGGAGCAAGCGCGAGGAGCGCGGCGCTGAGGTGCGCATCGCCATGACGGTGGCCGAGCGGGGAGGCCCGAACGGACAGGGGCGTCGGCTGACGATCCGTGAGGAGCGTCCGGATGCCGGGGGCGAGATCGTCCCTCAGTTCGATGAACAGCGCGGCGATATCGGCGCCGATCTGACCATAGGCGGCGGGGTGTCCTTCGCGCAGCCATTGAGGGCGAACGCACTCCTGTGTTCGCCGGGCGTCAAGCTGCACGGCGCGGGCTTTATCGTCTCGGAAGCCGAGGCCGACGAACTGGCGCGCGATGGCGTGGATGCGCCGCCGATCCGCGCCTATCGGAACGGGCGCGATCTGGCCGCCAGCCCCCGAGGCGTGAAGGTGATCGACCTGTACGGCCTGGAGGAGGTCGAAGTCCGGCGCTCCTGGCCACAGCTTTTTCGGCGCCTGGCGGACACAGTGAAGGTCGAGCGTGACCGGAACAGTCGGGCTGCCTATCGCGACAAATGGTGGGTGTTCGGCGAGCCGCGAGGCGCCTTCCGCGACGCCTTGCGCGGGCTGCCCCGCTACATCGCCACAGTCGAGAAATCCAAGCACCGCTGGTTCCGCTTTCTGGATGCGGATGTTCTGCCCGACAACACGGTGGTGGCGGTCGCGTCGGATGATCCGCGCATTCTGGGCGTGCTGTCCTCGCGGGCGCACGGCGTTTGGGCGCTGGCGATGGGCGGGCGTCTGGAAGATCGTCCGGTCTATAACAAGAAGGTTTGCTTCGACGCCTTTCCTTTCCCTCCGCTGGACGGCGCCGTGGGGCACGAGATCGGCGTGATCGCAGATGAGATCGACGCCTTGCGAAATGAGTTGATGGTTCAGGATCGCTCGCTGACGATGACGGAACTCTACAATCGGCGAGATTCACCTCGCTTCGGCGTTCTTGACCACTTGCACCGGCGCTTGGACGCCGAGGTCCAGCGGGCATACGGCTGGCCCTCCGCGATGACGGATGAGGATACGCTGACCGCTCTGCTGGAGCTGAACAAGGTTCGCGCCGATCAGGAGGGGAAGGGGCATGTCCTCTTTCTGCGTCCGGATTATCAGCAGGATCGTGTGAAGCCGGCGCGACGGGGCCGCGCGGCGCAGGCGCAGGCGCCGCGCTCGCGTGTGGCCGATGTTAAACCCCTGCCAGAGGCTCCGGAAGAACTGGCCGCAGAGGTTCTGGATGTTCTGCGGCTCGAGGACGGGCCGCTGTCGCTGGGTGAACTGTCGAGCCGTTTCGCCGGGCCGAATGGCCGCCGCAAGATGGATCGCTTGGAACAGATGCTGGCGATCCTGGCCGCAGTGGGGTCGGTTCAGCGCGCGGGAGAAGGTTGGTTCTCGGCGCGCGGCTTCTGA
- a CDS encoding valine--tRNA ligase, which yields MLEKTFEPKAAEPRIYAQWEDSGLFAPRAAKLTDGAADAYSIVIPPPNVTGSLHIGHALNNTLQDILARYHRMKGKAVLWLPGTDHAGIATQMVVERKLAAERAPGRRDMGRDAFIEKVWEWKAESGGTIVRQLRRLGASCDWSRERFTLDEGLNAAVRKVFVQLHKDGLIYRDKRLVNWDPHFQTAISDLEVEQKEVDGAYWHFAYPLADGVTYQHPVAFDEDGKATEFETRGFIVVATTRPETMLGDTGVAVHPEDERYKGLVGKFVTLPITGRRVPIVADDYADPTKGSGAVKITPAHDFNDFGVGKRAGLEALNVMDAFGRITAADTPDVPAEYEGMDRFAARKAIVARAEEEGWLREIEKTKHMVPHGDRSGVVIEPWMTDQWYVDAKVMAQPALKAVEDGATVFEPKSYEKIYFEWLRNIEPWCISRQLWWGHRIPAWYGPNGEIYVAETEEDAREQALSDYDSEVVLTQDEDVLDTWFSSALWPFSTMGWPEKTEDLQRFYPTSDLVTAADIIFFWVARMMMMGLHFMDGEVPFKRVIINGLVRDEKGQKMSKSKGNVIDPLNIIDELGADPLRFTMAILSGTRDIKLSKQRIEGYRNFGTKLWNAARFSQMNEARRVEGFDPAGVQQTINRWIRGELTKAERQVSDAIEGGRFDDAAGALYRFIWNVFCDWYLELAKPVFNGSDEAAKAETRAMTAWTIDQTLKLLHPVMPYITEELWAELGKEGPARDGLLMGETWPVLPDAFVDAGAEAEIGWLVDLIGEIRALRAEMNVPPSAKPPLAFVAPDAATAERIARHRDSILTLGRVSEVAVAEAAPAGAVTFVSGGATVALSLAGIIDLAAERARLEKEIAAFDSDIGHVNKKLGNPNFVARAAAEVVEEQRAKLAEAEEGKARLQAALKRLEAL from the coding sequence ATGCTTGAGAAGACGTTCGAACCCAAGGCCGCCGAGCCGCGCATCTACGCCCAGTGGGAGGACAGCGGCCTGTTCGCCCCGCGCGCGGCAAAGCTCACTGACGGCGCCGCCGACGCCTATTCGATCGTCATTCCGCCGCCGAACGTAACGGGCAGCCTGCATATCGGCCACGCCCTGAACAACACGCTGCAGGACATCCTTGCCCGCTATCACCGCATGAAGGGCAAGGCCGTGCTGTGGCTGCCGGGCACCGACCACGCGGGCATCGCCACACAGATGGTGGTCGAGCGCAAACTGGCGGCTGAGCGCGCGCCGGGGCGGCGCGACATGGGCCGCGACGCCTTCATCGAGAAGGTGTGGGAATGGAAGGCCGAATCCGGCGGGACCATCGTGCGCCAGCTGCGTCGCCTGGGCGCGTCGTGCGACTGGAGCCGCGAACGCTTCACCCTGGACGAAGGGCTGAACGCCGCCGTCCGCAAGGTTTTCGTGCAGTTGCACAAGGACGGCCTGATCTATCGCGACAAGCGTCTGGTGAACTGGGACCCGCACTTCCAGACGGCCATCTCGGATCTCGAGGTCGAGCAGAAGGAGGTCGACGGCGCCTATTGGCACTTCGCCTATCCGCTGGCCGACGGCGTGACCTATCAGCACCCGGTCGCCTTCGACGAGGACGGCAAGGCGACCGAGTTCGAGACGCGCGGCTTCATCGTCGTGGCGACGACCCGACCGGAGACCATGCTGGGCGACACCGGCGTGGCCGTTCACCCGGAGGATGAGCGCTACAAGGGTCTGGTGGGCAAGTTCGTGACCCTGCCGATCACCGGCCGTCGCGTGCCGATCGTCGCCGACGACTACGCCGATCCGACCAAGGGCTCGGGCGCGGTGAAGATCACGCCTGCACACGATTTCAACGACTTCGGGGTCGGAAAGCGTGCAGGACTTGAAGCCCTGAACGTCATGGACGCCTTCGGTCGCATCACCGCCGCCGACACGCCGGACGTGCCCGCCGAGTACGAGGGCATGGACCGCTTCGCTGCGCGCAAGGCTATCGTCGCCCGCGCCGAGGAAGAAGGCTGGCTGCGCGAGATCGAGAAGACCAAGCACATGGTCCCGCACGGCGACCGCTCAGGCGTCGTCATCGAGCCGTGGATGACGGACCAGTGGTACGTCGACGCCAAGGTCATGGCCCAGCCCGCCCTGAAGGCGGTCGAGGACGGCGCGACCGTGTTCGAGCCGAAGTCCTACGAGAAAATCTATTTCGAATGGCTGCGCAACATCGAGCCGTGGTGCATCTCGCGCCAGCTGTGGTGGGGGCACCGCATCCCGGCTTGGTACGGCCCGAACGGCGAAATCTATGTCGCCGAGACGGAAGAGGACGCCCGCGAGCAGGCGCTGTCCGACTATGATTCCGAGGTCGTGCTGACCCAGGACGAGGACGTTCTGGACACCTGGTTCTCGTCCGCCCTGTGGCCCTTCTCGACGATGGGCTGGCCGGAAAAGACCGAGGATCTGCAGCGCTTCTATCCGACCAGCGACCTGGTCACGGCGGCGGACATCATCTTCTTCTGGGTCGCCCGGATGATGATGATGGGCCTGCATTTCATGGACGGCGAAGTCCCCTTCAAGCGCGTCATCATCAACGGTCTGGTCCGCGACGAGAAGGGCCAGAAGATGTCGAAGTCCAAGGGCAACGTCATCGACCCGCTGAACATCATCGACGAACTGGGCGCCGATCCGCTGCGCTTTACGATGGCGATTCTGTCGGGCACGCGCGACATCAAGTTGTCGAAGCAGCGCATTGAAGGTTATCGCAATTTCGGCACCAAACTGTGGAACGCGGCTCGCTTCAGCCAGATGAACGAGGCGCGCCGTGTCGAGGGCTTCGACCCCGCCGGCGTGCAGCAGACGATCAACCGCTGGATTCGCGGCGAACTGACCAAGGCCGAGCGCCAGGTATCGGACGCCATCGAGGGCGGGCGTTTCGACGATGCGGCGGGCGCCCTGTACCGCTTCATCTGGAACGTGTTCTGCGATTGGTATCTGGAACTGGCCAAGCCGGTGTTCAACGGCTCGGACGAAGCCGCCAAGGCCGAGACTCGCGCCATGACGGCCTGGACCATCGACCAGACGCTGAAGCTGCTGCACCCGGTCATGCCCTACATCACCGAGGAGCTGTGGGCGGAACTGGGCAAGGAAGGCCCCGCCCGCGACGGCCTGCTGATGGGCGAAACCTGGCCGGTGCTGCCGGACGCCTTCGTCGATGCCGGCGCTGAGGCCGAGATCGGCTGGCTGGTCGACCTGATCGGCGAAATCCGCGCCTTGCGGGCCGAGATGAACGTGCCGCCGTCGGCCAAGCCGCCGCTGGCCTTCGTTGCGCCGGACGCAGCCACGGCTGAGCGCATCGCGCGCCACCGCGACTCGATCCTGACGCTGGGCCGCGTGTCCGAGGTCGCCGTGGCCGAGGCCGCGCCGGCCGGGGCCGTGACCTTCGTCTCGGGCGGGGCGACAGTCGCCCTGTCGCTGGCCGGGATCATCGATCTGGCCGCCGAGCGCGCGCGCCTCGAGAAAGAAATCGCCGCCTTCGACAGCGACATCGGCCATGTGAACAAGAAGCTGGGCAACCCGAACTTCGTCGCCCGCGCCGCCGCCGAAGTGGTCGAGGAGCAGCGCGCCAAGCTGGCCGAAGCGGAGGAGGGCAAGGCCCGCCTGCAGGCCGCGTTGAAGCGGCTGGAAGCCCTGTAA